Below is a window of Buchnera aphidicola (Kurisakia onigurumii) DNA.
CTTTGAGTATCATTAAAATAAGCTGGAACTGTGATAACTGCAGCTGTAATTTTTTCTCCTAAATATTCTTCTGCAGTTTTTTTCATTTTTTTTAAAACTTCTGCAGAAATTTGAGGAGGTGCTATTTTTTTATTTTTTATTTTTATCCAAGCATCTCCATTATCAGATTTTACAATCTCGTAAGGCATAATTTTTATATCTCGTTGTACTGCCTCATCTTCAAATCTTCTTCCAATTAATCTTTTTATAGCAAAAAGAGTATTTTTTGGATTAGTAATAGCTTGTCTTTTTGCCGGTTGACCAACTAAAACTTCTGACTCAGAAGTATATGCAATTACTGAAGGAGTTGTACGTTCACCTTCTGCATTTTCAAGTACTCTGGTTGTTTTTCCATCCATAATAGCTATACAAGAATTAGTTGTACCTAAATCAATACCAATAATTTTACTCATAGTAATTTTTTCCTAACTAAGTTTTAATAAATTTGAGGTAATTATATGTATTAAATTATTTTTACCAGATAAGCTAATGAAAAGTAATTTATTAATTAGCATGAAAATATTTTAATGATTTCAATAATCAATTAAAATTAGTTTGTTATTAAATAGTATCTTTAATACTAGATATAATTTAAATGGGGATAGGTTTACTACTCCTCAAGGGTTAATATTAAAAAATGTTAGTTTTATATATATATTTGTTTTAAAATAGATATTGTCTTAAACAATATTATTGAATTAAAAATTATTATTTTTTTAATTTTTTTATTTTTTAAATATTACAAAATTTTTTTAAAACACTATTAACAATCTGATTGTTAATAATAACAATATTGTATTTATTATCTTTATACAATAAAACATTTATTTATTTTAAAATTATAAAAATATGAAAAAAAATTTTTTGTATTCAGATTTCACAACTCAAGATTTATCATTTATTCTATATTTTTTAATTGTTATTGGAGTTTGTAGTATAATACTATTAATTAGTTTTTTTTTAGGAAGTAAATCTATTTCAAGAGATAAAAATATTCCTTTTGAATCAGGAATTGATGGTACAGGAGATACGAACTTGCGTTTCGCAATTAAATTTTATTTAATTGCAATTTGTTTTGTAATATTTGATGTAGAAGCTTTGTATTTGTATACTTGGTCTATTTGTGTAAAAAAAGTTGGAATTACAGGATTAATAGAAGTATTCTTTTTTATTAATACATTATTAATTACTTTATTTTATTTAGTAAAAAATAAAATTTTTAATTAAAATTTTTATTAAAATTTTCAAAATTTGTATTTTTTTAAGTATTAATTTTAAATTAGGAAAAAAATGAAATATATATTAAAGAAAATTAATTTAAAATCTCAAAAATATCCTTTAGAAGAAATTAAAGAGGTAGAAGATCCATTAATAACATATACTAAAAAAAATGTTTTTTTAGGAACATTATCTAAAATTCTACATAAATTAGTAAATTGGGGTAGAAAAAATTCGCTATGGCCTTATAACTTTGGTTTATCTTGTTGTTATGTAGAAATGGTTTCATCTTTTACTTCTATACATGA
It encodes the following:
- the ndhC gene encoding NADH-quinone oxidoreductase subunit A, with product MKKNFLYSDFTTQDLSFILYFLIVIGVCSIILLISFFLGSKSISRDKNIPFESGIDGTGDTNLRFAIKFYLIAICFVIFDVEALYLYTWSICVKKVGITGLIEVFFFINTLLITLFYLVKNKIFN